A stretch of the Chitinophagaceae bacterium genome encodes the following:
- a CDS encoding CBS domain-containing protein produces the protein MLATDLVSQIVSPLKTSDTGAKALKWMSEFGVRHLPIVNEKQFLGLISEDDILDLSESEEALGNHRLSLWKPFVYEDLHIYDVIRNMVDMKLTLIPVIDREENYTGIILLEDLLQFFATFNSIQENGGVLVLEVNVRDYSLTEISRIAESGDAIILSSNVRSFPDKSNLEVIIKTNKEDLKPVIAAFERFEYKVKAYYHHSEDTEDMKNRVDSFFNYLNV, from the coding sequence ATGCTCGCAACAGATTTAGTTTCTCAAATAGTGTCACCTCTCAAAACTTCCGACACAGGTGCAAAAGCACTTAAGTGGATGAGTGAGTTTGGAGTGAGGCATTTACCTATAGTTAACGAAAAGCAATTTTTAGGTTTAATATCTGAGGATGACATACTGGACTTAAGCGAATCTGAAGAGGCTCTCGGCAATCACAGACTTTCACTTTGGAAGCCTTTCGTTTACGAAGACCTTCATATATATGATGTAATTCGTAACATGGTTGATATGAAACTAACCCTTATTCCGGTTATTGATCGTGAAGAAAACTATACGGGTATTATCTTATTGGAAGATTTACTTCAGTTTTTTGCTACTTTCAATTCCATACAGGAAAATGGAGGTGTACTAGTTTTGGAAGTTAACGTAAGGGACTATTCATTAACTGAAATTTCAAGAATTGCTGAATCCGGTGATGCCATTATTCTTTCTTCAAATGTCCGGTCATTTCCTGATAAATCAAACCTCGAAGTAATTATAAAAACAAACAAAGAGGACTTAAAACCTGTAATAGCTGCTTTTGAAAGGTTTGAATACAAAGTAAAAGCATACTATCACCATTCTGAAGATACTGAGGACATGAAAAACAGAGTCGACTCCTTCTTTAATTACCTGAATGTTTAA
- a CDS encoding alpha/beta hydrolase gives MNYNIKTDGKFNYIEEGEGPTIVLLHGLFGALSNFAHVLDYFTPKMKVCIPLLPLFDLPLNETSVIGMVKHIEEFLEKRGYDDVIVLGNSLGGHIALLFTLQNMDKVRTMVLTGSSGLFESALGDTYPKKSDYTYIKDKTEYTFYDPKTATKALVDEVYEIVNNRNKAIRVIYLAKSAMRHNLKDDLPKITTNTLLIWGKNDRITPPFVAEEFLKQLPNAQLDFINQCGHAAMMEKPDEFNKHLEDFLVKHNIIKP, from the coding sequence GGAGAAGGCCCTACTATAGTTTTGTTACACGGCTTGTTTGGTGCGCTGAGTAATTTTGCTCATGTATTGGATTACTTTACACCTAAAATGAAAGTTTGTATTCCCTTACTGCCTTTATTTGATTTGCCTCTTAATGAAACTTCGGTAATTGGTATGGTGAAACATATTGAAGAGTTTCTGGAAAAAAGAGGTTATGATGATGTTATCGTTTTAGGAAATTCTTTGGGCGGACATATTGCTTTACTGTTCACTTTGCAGAATATGGACAAAGTAAGGACAATGGTTTTAACCGGAAGCAGCGGACTTTTTGAAAGTGCTTTAGGCGATACGTATCCTAAAAAAAGTGATTATACTTATATCAAAGATAAAACCGAATATACTTTTTACGACCCCAAAACAGCCACTAAGGCATTGGTAGATGAGGTATATGAAATCGTAAATAACAGAAACAAAGCCATAAGAGTTATTTATCTGGCAAAATCAGCAATGAGACACAACTTAAAAGATGACTTACCTAAAATCACAACAAATACGCTTTTAATCTGGGGGAAAAATGACAGAATCACACCCCCTTTTGTCGCTGAGGAATTTCTCAAACAATTACCCAATGCACAATTAGATTTTATAAATCAATGCGGTCATGCAGCCATGATGGAAAAACCTGATGAGTTTAACAAACATTTAGAAGATTTTCTCGTTAAACATAATATCATAAAACCTTAG